In Neorhodopirellula lusitana, the following are encoded in one genomic region:
- the kdsB gene encoding 3-deoxy-manno-octulosonate cytidylyltransferase, with protein sequence MKTMIVIPARLASSRLSEKLLLRAAGKSILQHTYEAAKRAAITDSIIVAADDPRIVAEVDSFGGEARLTSVDCQSGTDRLAEIALMHSDVDLFVNVQGDEPEISPATIDAVARLLATRPDADIATAAFPILDESKLHDPACVKVVMGANDRAILFSRASVPHVRDGITPAHLQASPPIFWQHIGLYAYRRDFLLWFATQPAGRLEQLEKLEQLRAIEAGKTIVVTAIESSPPGIDTLEDFREFVARIENQ encoded by the coding sequence ATGAAGACCATGATCGTGATTCCCGCTCGTCTCGCATCGAGTCGATTGAGCGAAAAATTGCTCCTCCGCGCCGCCGGGAAGTCGATCTTGCAGCACACCTACGAAGCCGCCAAACGCGCCGCCATCACCGACTCCATCATCGTTGCCGCTGATGACCCTCGCATCGTTGCCGAGGTGGATTCCTTTGGTGGCGAAGCGAGACTCACCAGCGTCGATTGCCAAAGCGGAACCGATCGCCTGGCTGAAATCGCACTCATGCACAGTGACGTCGACTTGTTCGTCAACGTGCAAGGCGATGAACCGGAGATATCACCAGCAACGATCGACGCAGTCGCCCGCCTGCTCGCGACTCGACCGGATGCGGACATCGCGACGGCCGCCTTCCCGATCCTCGACGAATCAAAACTCCACGATCCGGCGTGCGTGAAGGTCGTCATGGGTGCCAACGACCGGGCCATCCTATTCAGCCGAGCCTCCGTCCCGCATGTTCGCGATGGAATTACCCCCGCCCACCTGCAGGCTTCACCACCCATCTTTTGGCAACACATTGGCTTGTACGCCTACCGACGTGACTTCCTGTTGTGGTTCGCGACCCAGCCAGCCGGCCGTCTCGAACAACTTGAAAAGCTCGAACAATTGCGGGCCATCGAAGCCGGCAAGACGATCGTCGTGACCGCCATCGAATCGTCGCCCCCAGGAATCGACACCCTGGAAGACTTCCGCGAATTCGTCGCTCGGATTGAAAATCAGTAA
- a CDS encoding putative sugar nucleotidyl transferase, with protein MPRLMLIYCFEDDRVAKLAPITHARPAYAITCAGYRLIDWLQELQSQNGSAKLVGEVRPHLRSIQDTDFKIDEVPQQLADFDAKASPQEPGDILLVNARLAPTLANFKRLQELAKSKRFAVATEVGDDQDTEPDDEANDSGHPSVLAAWLPAAEVNAAIEKERRKPVETPKPKSKSTAVETNHIVRVCDFLCRHAMTAERMSSTGKWQVFGWPHDVVATHMVSMNDSMNHRIAKGNYEQLQDGVFVGKNVTVGEYASIHTSGGAIVLEDDVKVGPFCFLEGPFHAGHKTRVIEHSSIKDGVSVGHTTKIGGEVEASIIEPYTNKQHHGFLGHSYLGSWINLGAGTCNSDLKNTYGKINIEYSDQKIATGMQFLGCVMGDYTKSAINTGIFTGKVIGVCSMMYGFVTGNVPSYVNYARLFGQTSLLPPEVMVNTQARMFARRNVEQRQADIDLIHAMYHLTEDEREQSDQLGL; from the coding sequence GTGCCCCGTTTGATGCTGATCTATTGCTTCGAAGATGACCGTGTCGCCAAACTGGCTCCGATCACCCACGCTCGTCCGGCATACGCCATCACCTGTGCCGGCTACCGCCTGATCGATTGGCTGCAAGAACTACAAAGTCAAAACGGCAGCGCCAAACTAGTCGGCGAGGTGCGGCCTCACTTACGATCAATCCAAGACACCGACTTTAAAATCGACGAAGTGCCCCAGCAGCTCGCCGATTTCGACGCAAAAGCATCGCCCCAAGAACCAGGCGACATCTTGTTGGTCAATGCAAGATTGGCCCCCACGCTGGCTAACTTCAAACGCCTTCAAGAACTCGCCAAATCAAAACGCTTCGCCGTGGCAACCGAAGTGGGCGATGACCAAGATACCGAACCGGATGATGAAGCCAACGATTCAGGCCATCCCAGTGTCTTGGCCGCTTGGTTGCCCGCAGCGGAAGTCAACGCGGCGATCGAAAAAGAACGCCGTAAGCCAGTCGAGACGCCGAAGCCCAAGTCAAAGTCGACTGCTGTTGAGACCAACCACATCGTCCGAGTTTGTGACTTCTTATGTCGCCACGCGATGACGGCCGAGCGGATGTCGTCGACCGGCAAATGGCAAGTCTTCGGATGGCCTCACGATGTCGTTGCAACTCACATGGTCAGCATGAATGACTCCATGAATCACCGCATCGCGAAGGGCAATTACGAACAACTTCAAGACGGTGTGTTCGTCGGAAAGAACGTGACGGTTGGCGAGTACGCATCAATCCACACGTCCGGTGGTGCCATCGTCTTGGAAGACGATGTGAAGGTCGGTCCGTTCTGTTTCCTGGAAGGACCATTCCATGCCGGACACAAAACCAGAGTGATCGAGCACTCATCCATCAAGGATGGCGTCTCCGTCGGCCACACCACCAAGATCGGTGGCGAGGTCGAAGCGTCCATCATCGAGCCCTATACCAACAAGCAACACCACGGGTTTCTAGGGCACAGCTATCTGGGAAGCTGGATCAACCTTGGGGCAGGCACCTGCAACAGCGACCTCAAAAACACCTACGGCAAAATCAACATCGAGTATAGCGACCAAAAGATCGCCACCGGCATGCAATTCCTGGGCTGCGTGATGGGTGACTACACCAAGTCAGCCATCAACACAGGCATTTTCACTGGAAAAGTGATCGGGGTTTGCAGCATGATGTATGGATTCGTAACCGGGAACGTGCCCAGCTATGTCAACTATGCGAGACTGTTTGGTCAGACATCTTTGTTGCCACCGGAAGTGATGGTCAACACGCAAGCCAGAATGTTTGCCCGTCGAAATGTGGAACAACGTCAGGCCGACATCGACTTAATTCATGCGATGTATCACCTAACCGAAGACGAACGTGAGCAATCAGACCAACTCGGCTTGTAG
- the pgsB gene encoding poly-gamma-glutamate synthase PgsB yields MNGLHALVAVAATVGLAALVEAWWYRRQLEKIPYRIHVNGTRGKSSVTRLIAAGLRAGGIKTCAKTTGTLARMIFTDGRELPIFRPDRANVIEQKRIVKTAVAEKAEALVIECMALQPLLQSVCELKLVRSTHGVITNARADHLDVMGPTRLDVARALSATVPVGGKFLTAEDRDDSLGVMNEACRDRGSEMRNITSADSATVTAEELSQFSYLEHAENVALSLAVCAEMGVDRDVALQGMWAAEPDPGAMRVHQQTVTGDNWHFVNAFAANDPESTTRIWDAAHDYFPGVTRRVLVMNCRVDRIDRSVTMANACVDWRSVDRVVIIGSGTDVFLRRLLKGGMNPDHILCLGNASGREVVSTLTESFAAEEAKLQLVGAGTANSVNAGLTDGSTESEANSVESTDMMIMGVGNIAGPGMALADFFADENSCTDFAVKKVVSKAGTNGESQPTASQDTRVLEMV; encoded by the coding sequence GTGAACGGATTGCATGCATTGGTAGCGGTTGCCGCTACAGTTGGTTTGGCCGCTCTTGTTGAAGCTTGGTGGTATCGCCGCCAGCTCGAAAAGATCCCCTACCGGATTCACGTCAACGGCACCCGCGGGAAGTCCTCGGTGACTCGATTGATCGCTGCTGGATTAAGAGCGGGCGGAATTAAAACCTGTGCCAAGACGACAGGAACGTTGGCACGGATGATCTTCACCGACGGCCGAGAGCTACCTATTTTTCGTCCTGACCGAGCCAACGTGATCGAGCAAAAGCGGATTGTGAAAACCGCCGTTGCTGAGAAAGCGGAAGCACTTGTCATTGAATGCATGGCACTACAACCGCTATTGCAATCGGTTTGCGAACTGAAGCTGGTCCGTTCGACCCACGGTGTCATCACCAACGCCCGTGCGGACCACTTGGACGTGATGGGGCCAACTCGTTTGGACGTCGCTCGTGCACTTTCGGCAACCGTGCCAGTTGGCGGCAAGTTCTTAACAGCTGAAGATCGTGATGATTCGCTTGGTGTGATGAACGAAGCGTGTCGTGACCGTGGCTCGGAAATGCGAAACATTACTTCGGCAGACTCCGCGACTGTGACGGCGGAAGAACTCTCGCAATTCTCTTACTTGGAACACGCCGAAAACGTCGCTCTGTCGTTGGCCGTTTGTGCCGAGATGGGAGTGGATCGCGACGTGGCATTGCAGGGCATGTGGGCTGCTGAGCCGGACCCAGGTGCGATGCGTGTTCACCAACAAACGGTGACCGGCGACAACTGGCACTTCGTCAACGCTTTTGCTGCAAACGATCCTGAGTCGACCACCCGCATTTGGGATGCTGCTCACGATTACTTCCCGGGTGTGACCCGTCGCGTCCTGGTGATGAACTGTCGCGTCGACCGGATCGATCGCAGCGTGACCATGGCCAACGCTTGCGTCGATTGGCGTAGCGTGGATCGAGTCGTCATCATTGGTTCGGGAACGGATGTGTTCCTGCGTCGCTTGCTGAAGGGTGGCATGAACCCAGATCACATCTTGTGCTTGGGGAACGCCAGCGGACGCGAAGTGGTTTCGACGTTGACTGAGTCATTCGCGGCGGAAGAAGCGAAGTTGCAACTGGTGGGGGCCGGAACAGCAAATTCAGTGAACGCCGGATTGACGGACGGTTCTACGGAATCGGAAGCCAACAGCGTCGAGTCAACTGATATGATGATCATGGGTGTTGGCAACATTGCCGGACCGGGGATGGCTTTGGCTGATTTCTTCGCGGACGAGAATAGCTGCACCGATTTCGCCGTAAAGAAGGTTGTCAGCAAGGCTGGCACGAACGGCGAATCGCAACCAACCGCTTCTCAAGATACGCGTGTCCTGGAGATGGTCTGA
- a CDS encoding 3-keto-disaccharide hydrolase: MNSQLSHWLKLAGVCSLSIAALATVTTVSAEQASPQTSEWITLFDGESLDAWREYGHESVTTGWKVEDGALTCISTADQGEKARSENLITKEKFAAFELELEFKVTPAANSGIMFHVLETDKQPYFTGPEIQIQDHKGGHDPQKCGWLYQLYPAEVDATKPVGQWNKLRVLITPEKCQITMNGVLYSEFVKGSDDWNERVAKSKFGKWEGFGEATSGHICLQDHSDEVSYRNIRIREL; encoded by the coding sequence ATGAATTCTCAACTTTCACATTGGCTCAAACTCGCTGGCGTTTGTTCGCTAAGTATCGCGGCATTGGCTACGGTGACCACCGTTTCCGCCGAACAGGCATCACCCCAGACCAGCGAATGGATCACGCTTTTTGATGGCGAGTCACTAGACGCCTGGCGCGAATACGGACATGAATCCGTGACGACCGGCTGGAAGGTCGAAGACGGTGCATTGACGTGCATCTCGACCGCTGACCAAGGCGAAAAGGCTCGCAGTGAAAACCTGATCACCAAAGAAAAGTTTGCTGCGTTCGAACTGGAACTCGAGTTCAAGGTCACTCCTGCGGCCAACAGCGGAATCATGTTCCACGTGCTTGAAACCGACAAACAACCCTATTTCACTGGTCCTGAAATCCAAATCCAGGATCACAAAGGTGGCCACGATCCACAAAAGTGTGGCTGGCTTTACCAACTTTATCCTGCGGAAGTCGATGCGACCAAGCCAGTCGGACAATGGAACAAGCTTCGCGTTCTGATCACACCGGAAAAGTGCCAGATCACCATGAATGGCGTTCTCTACAGCGAATTCGTCAAAGGCAGCGACGACTGGAATGAACGCGTCGCGAAGTCGAAATTTGGCAAGTGGGAAGGCTTCGGCGAAGCCACCTCAGGACACATCTGCTTGCAGGATCACAGCGATGAAGTTTCGTATCGCAACATTCGCATCCGTGAACTCTAG
- a CDS encoding permease, giving the protein MLDNLAGLLLMVALLAGFGLPASFSVSHMVPGTALGVMLGDLAFFVLALRFAKRVGRTDVTAMPLGLDTPSTFGMTLLVLGPAFMAARRDGMDVEAACMQTWHIGIWCSIFSGAVKLTLAPFGQLVRRIVPRAGLLGSLAAVALVLISFFPLTHILGSPLPGMLAMVIVLGTLIGHVELPGRTPGTLGALVVAGLAYYIMCGLGIVGYEFPAYEPIRWFPTEWLGSYSFRWFDAFPHALPYLPFVLPFALTTVVGGIDCTESAASAGDEYDTRAIIGIEAIATLIAGLSGGVIQTTPYIGHPAYKAMGGRAAYTLATALLIGTAGVVGYFSWLNAWIPAPVVYPILVFVGLEITSQTFLATPKRHYAAVAIACLPALAYLAMSLPNRIFGDGLMLSQSVTAVDLEGGALRDDLQTLRMLSNGFIVTGLLWAWMLASLIDKKLNVAAGVLFLAAGLTFFGIMHSPIAGNRIFIPFLAGEGSSLWLPDASVPEVMEYVAGYGITGLFVLVWQFVTPKPA; this is encoded by the coding sequence ATGCTGGACAACCTGGCTGGTTTGTTGTTGATGGTGGCTCTGTTGGCGGGGTTTGGTTTGCCGGCATCATTTTCAGTGAGTCATATGGTCCCGGGCACCGCCTTGGGCGTGATGCTGGGTGACTTGGCGTTCTTCGTTCTGGCGTTGCGATTTGCCAAACGCGTAGGACGCACTGATGTCACCGCCATGCCCTTGGGGTTGGACACCCCTTCCACTTTCGGCATGACGTTGCTGGTTTTGGGGCCTGCGTTTATGGCCGCGCGGCGAGATGGCATGGACGTGGAGGCGGCATGCATGCAGACCTGGCATATTGGCATTTGGTGCTCGATTTTTAGCGGTGCGGTGAAGCTAACGCTGGCCCCGTTCGGTCAACTGGTCCGCCGGATTGTGCCCCGGGCCGGGTTGTTGGGCTCGCTAGCCGCAGTCGCCTTGGTGTTGATCAGCTTCTTTCCGTTGACTCACATTTTGGGTTCGCCGCTGCCAGGCATGCTGGCGATGGTGATTGTGTTGGGAACCCTGATCGGGCACGTTGAGTTGCCAGGTCGGACACCAGGCACGTTAGGGGCCCTGGTTGTGGCGGGCTTGGCCTACTACATCATGTGCGGGCTCGGGATTGTTGGCTATGAGTTTCCGGCATACGAGCCGATACGTTGGTTCCCCACGGAGTGGCTTGGCAGCTACTCGTTTCGATGGTTCGATGCGTTCCCGCATGCGTTGCCGTACTTACCATTCGTATTGCCATTTGCACTGACCACGGTGGTAGGTGGGATTGATTGCACCGAGAGTGCCGCATCGGCGGGTGATGAATACGACACCCGTGCGATCATTGGGATCGAAGCGATCGCGACCCTGATTGCCGGGCTATCCGGTGGGGTGATTCAAACCACGCCTTACATTGGCCACCCCGCTTATAAGGCGATGGGCGGTCGCGCCGCGTACACGTTGGCGACCGCGTTGTTGATTGGGACGGCGGGCGTGGTTGGGTACTTTTCGTGGCTTAACGCGTGGATCCCCGCACCGGTGGTTTACCCGATCTTGGTTTTCGTGGGGCTTGAGATCACCTCACAAACCTTCTTGGCCACTCCCAAACGACACTACGCCGCGGTCGCGATTGCGTGTTTGCCAGCCCTGGCCTATTTGGCGATGAGCTTGCCCAATCGAATTTTTGGTGACGGCCTGATGTTGAGTCAGAGTGTGACCGCGGTGGACCTTGAGGGCGGCGCGCTGCGAGATGATTTGCAGACCCTCCGCATGCTTAGCAACGGGTTCATTGTCACCGGTTTGCTGTGGGCTTGGATGTTGGCGTCGTTGATCGACAAGAAGCTCAACGTAGCGGCCGGGGTTTTGTTTTTGGCTGCGGGGCTCACGTTCTTTGGCATCATGCACTCGCCGATTGCCGGTAATCGCATCTTCATACCGTTCTTAGCTGGCGAAGGCAGTTCGCTCTGGTTGCCCGACGCTTCGGTTCCCGAGGTGATGGAGTACGTCGCTGGCTACGGAATCACCGGATTGTTTGTATTGGTCTGGCAGTTCGTGACTCCTAAGCCAGCATAG
- a CDS encoding GGDEF domain-containing protein, with product MNQANPPNIRVLLIEDADTDALLIERLIRKPDCGIFTVDRVDCLSAATELMLTESFDVALLDLNLPDGEGIDSLHCLRAVDSRLPIVILTGHQDEDLGLLAVETGAQDFICKSSISGTILYRVLRYAVARHRKMLGFAAEAQTDFLTGLPNRRQFDKCFSDMVATNKTMYFGMIDVDHFKQLNDSYGHAYGDYVLRQLAKIMQSELQSFAHIARLGGEEFAVLMPGMNRTTAFEAMDKLRQRIENADWQFEQRDVMVTISVGLALVDSTRPWTFAASSADEALYQAKHSGRNQVCHSDSSEDVPPTPLYKANALTDPGYAGLGVTNCQTNTNNPVIP from the coding sequence ATGAATCAAGCCAATCCACCAAACATTCGGGTCTTACTGATCGAAGACGCCGATACAGATGCCTTGTTGATTGAGCGCCTGATTCGGAAACCGGATTGCGGAATCTTCACGGTCGACCGAGTCGACTGCCTATCCGCAGCAACGGAATTGATGCTGACCGAGTCCTTTGACGTCGCCTTACTCGACCTGAACCTTCCCGACGGGGAAGGCATCGACTCGCTCCATTGCCTGCGTGCTGTCGATTCCCGCTTGCCAATCGTGATCCTGACCGGACACCAAGACGAAGATCTCGGGCTACTGGCTGTCGAAACCGGCGCTCAAGACTTTATTTGCAAGAGCTCCATCAGCGGCACGATCCTCTATCGCGTCTTGCGTTACGCCGTTGCACGCCACCGTAAAATGCTCGGTTTCGCTGCGGAAGCCCAAACGGACTTCTTGACGGGCTTGCCCAACCGTCGTCAATTCGACAAGTGCTTTAGCGACATGGTCGCGACCAACAAAACAATGTATTTCGGAATGATCGATGTCGATCATTTCAAACAACTCAACGATAGCTACGGCCACGCCTACGGCGACTATGTTCTGCGCCAATTGGCAAAGATCATGCAAAGCGAACTGCAATCGTTCGCCCACATCGCCAGACTTGGTGGCGAAGAATTCGCGGTCTTGATGCCCGGCATGAATCGCACCACCGCATTCGAAGCGATGGACAAGTTGCGGCAACGAATCGAAAATGCTGACTGGCAATTCGAGCAACGCGACGTCATGGTCACGATCAGTGTCGGCCTCGCGCTAGTCGACTCAACTCGCCCCTGGACCTTCGCCGCCTCCTCAGCCGACGAAGCCCTCTACCAAGCAAAGCACAGCGGTCGAAATCAAGTATGCCACTCGGACTCGTCAGAGGACGTACCGCCAACTCCGCTCTACAAAGCGAACGCGTTGACCGACCCAGGCTATGCTGGCTTAGGAGTCACGAACTGCCAGACCAATACAAACAATCCGGTGATTCCGTAG